One window of Mus caroli chromosome 11, CAROLI_EIJ_v1.1, whole genome shotgun sequence genomic DNA carries:
- the Etaa1 gene encoding ewing's tumor-associated antigen 1 isoform X3: MLGVWIGETAIPCTPGVAKEKSRVKVSCTKLKTKNREKELMKLAQQFDKNMEELDVIQEQDGKNHDFIQTTSEMGHLGNHKDSVQMPSDDVVPEIRCTPLKKQIKGDSSIALAKAHDSSQKPFDQNVEAAFNAIFDGSTQMCSGQLSQDLLDAFLNNSKTSLRKKDALLQEEIVTTETLLTENLLNKTPISLSPQIDTTVILTSCVTPCPRTPAAPDKQLDELTANDFEDDWESLLGSEPFLMENAEMLEFVPSTTAQDTCQKAICTSVGENDTTTSRTNMNQGGRLTDSKVTLDLPSKTRNRELRDAGEYRFSSHPGDESRKVPFTGNKVSFEKSVTNMVSKDEDYVAVSNLKKVKEDSRSKCILNKHSSNKSSSYTRYPNKQSSELGVNVPLQVPTTDPFDSVFLGKENIVCNTNQSPGSKFNSSFDDWNDPLLASEMVEACHQLETTWKADDVDDDLFYQACDDIERLTQQENKGSKESESVSYTSKCGSRSSSTASKQGSQSGPSKHWNVVSSAVPLSLASKSQMSKPVTVQKRDICGDGLNILDATNLSVCPKNSSDNKHGPVQVNSSKFVLGGSSNLNVNLGLMSTKIATNTKLSTQQLSHNSLADTAQNDTKILKLPKFTFKKKNPQLNQNHLVGSMPVCKISEDLGQRETVNSLLEANQQQSSIKYSGSLKPSSPDEEERNRKYSPEEIQRKRQEALVRRKAKALHTVQSAPISLP, encoded by the exons ATGCTGGGAGTATGGATTGGCGAAACTGCTATTCCTTGTACTCCTGGTgtagcaaaagaaaaatcaagagtgAAAGTCAGCTGCACAAA attaaaaacaaaaaatcgaGAAAAAGAACTTATGAAATTGGCTCAACAGTTTGATAAAAATATGGAAGAACTTGATGTGATCCAAGAGCAGGATGGGAAGAATCATGATTTTATCCAGACGACATCAGAAATGGGACATTTAGGTAACCATAAAGATTCTGTGCAGATGCCGTCAGATGATGTAGTTCCTGAAATCCGTTGTACTCCACTAAAGAAGCAAATTAAAGGAGACAGTAGCATAGCCTTGGCAAAGGCACACGACAGCAGTCAGAAGCCCTTTGACCAAAATGTTGAAGCAGCCTTTAATGCTATTTTTGATGGTTCCACTCAGATGTGTAGTGGACAGCTAAGCCAAGATCTGTTAGATGCTTTTTTGAACAATAGTAAAACTTCCTTGAGAAAGAAAGATGCCTTACTACAAGAGGAAATAGTTACTACTGAAACTCTGCTCACTGAAAACCTGCTAAATAAAACTCCAATATCACTTTCCCCTCAAATAGACACTACCGTAATACTAACCTCATGTGTGACTCCCTGTCCTAGGACACCAGCAGCACCTGATAAACAGCTTGATGAGTTGACTGCTAATGATTTTGAGGATGATTGGGAAAGCTTACTAGGCAGTGAGCCCTTCCTTATGGAAAATGCTGAAATGCTTGAATTCGTCCCTTCTACAACTGCCCAAGATACTTGTCAGAAGGCAATTTGTACCTCAGTTGGTGAAAATGATACAACTACATCAAGAACAAATATGAACCAAGGTGGAAGGTTAACAGATTCAAAAGTAACACTGGATCTTCCTTCAAAGACACGAAACAGAGAGCTAAGAGATGCTGGAGAATATAGGTTTTCATCACATCCAGGTGATGAATCAAGGAAGGTACCATTCACAGGAAATAAAGTGAGTTTTGAGAAATCTGTCACTAACATGGTTAGTAAAGATGAAGATTATGTTGCTGTCTCTAATCTTAAAAAAGTGAAAGAAGATAGTCGCAGTAAGTGCATACTTAATAAACATTCCTCTAACAAGTCTAGTTCGTACACAAGGTATCCTAATAAACAAAGTTCCGAGCTGGGTGTTAATGTGCCTTTGCAAGTACCCACTACTGATCCATTTGATTCTGTGTTCTTGGGCAAAGAAAACATTGTGTGTAACACAAATCAGTCTCCTGGATCAAAGTTCAATTCTTCCTTTGACGACTGGAATGATCCGCTGTTGGCCAGTGAAATGGTTGAAGCATGTCATCAGTTAGAGACTACCTGGAAAGCAGACGATGTAGATGATGATTTGTTCTATCAGGCTTGTGATGACATTGAAAGACTAACTCAGCAAGAAAACAAGGGCAGCAAGGAGTCAGAGAGTGTAAGTTATACTTCCAAATGTGGATCCAGAAGTAGCTCTACTGCATCTAAACAAGGAAGTCAGTCGGGGCCATCTAAACATTGGAATGTTGTCAGCTCTGCAGTGCCATTGTCTTTAGCAAGTAAATCACAGATGAGTAAGCCAGTGACAGTACAGAAAAGAGACATATGTGGAGATGGGCTCAATATTTTGGATGCTACAAATTTGTCTGTGTGTCCTAAGAATTCAAGTGATAATAAGCATGGACCAGTACAAGTGAATAGCTCAAAATTTGTTCTTGGAGGAAGTTCAAATTTGAATGTAAATTTAGGTCTTATGAGCACAAAAATTGCTACTAATACGAAGTTGAGTACTCAGCAGCTATCCCACAACAGCTTAGCAGATACAGCTCAGAATGACACCAAAATACTGAAGTTACCAAAATTcacatttaagaagaaaaatcctCAGTTAAATCAAAATCATCTAGTGGGAAGTATGCCTGTTTGCAAAATCTCAGAGGATTTAGGACAAAGGGAAACTGTCAATTCATTGCTTGAAGCTAATCAACAGCAATCTTCAATAAAATATTCTGGGTCTTTGAAACCATCTTCCCCAG atgaagaagagagaaataggAAGTATTCTCCTGAAGAAATTCAACGAAAAAGGCAGGAAGCACTGGTTCGAAGAAAGGCCAAAGCTTTGCATACTGTGCAGTCAGCTCCCATTTCACTGCCTTGA
- the Etaa1 gene encoding ewing's tumor-associated antigen 1 isoform X2, with amino-acid sequence MDLLSCTFSSPNDPDGQTDIFWDQNSPMTKQLGKGRKKQISRAYTDEISHIVNRIAPQDEKPVTNSMLGVWIGETAIPCTPGVAKEKSRVKVSCTKLKTKNREKELMKLAQQFDKNMEELDVIQEQDGKNHDFIQTTSEMGHLGNHKDSVQMPSDDVVPEIRCTPLKKQIKGDSSIALAKAHDSSQKPFDQNVEAAFNAIFDGSTQMCSGQLSQDLLDAFLNNSKTSLRKKDALLQEEIVTTETLLTENLLNKTPISLSPQIDTTVILTSCVTPCPRTPAAPDKQLDELTANDFEDDWESLLGSEPFLMENAEMLEFVPSTTAQDTCQKAICTSVGENDTTTSRTNMNQGGRLTDSKVTLDLPSKTRNRELRDAGEYRFSSHPGDESRKVPFTGNKVSFEKSVTNMVSKDEDYVAVSNLKKVKEDSRSKCILNKHSSNKSSSYTRYPNKQSSELGVNVPLQVPTTDPFDSVFLGKENIVCNTNQSPGSKFNSSFDDWNDPLLASEMVEACHQLETTWKADDVDDDLFYQACDDIERLTQQENKGSKESESVSYTSKCGSRSSSTASKQGSQSGPSKHWNVVSSAVPLSLASKSQMSKPVTVQKRDICGDGLNILDATNLSVCPKNSSDNKHGPVQVNSSKFVLGGSSNLNVNLGLMSTKIATNTKLSTQQLSHNSLADTAQNDTKILKLPKFTFKKKNPQLNQNHLVGSMPVCKISEDLGQRETVNSLLEANQQQSSIKYSGSLKPSSPDEEERNRKYSPEEIQRKRQEALVRRKAKALHTVQSAPISLP; translated from the exons GATGAGAAACCAGTGACAAATTCCATGCTGGGAGTATGGATTGGCGAAACTGCTATTCCTTGTACTCCTGGTgtagcaaaagaaaaatcaagagtgAAAGTCAGCTGCACAAA attaaaaacaaaaaatcgaGAAAAAGAACTTATGAAATTGGCTCAACAGTTTGATAAAAATATGGAAGAACTTGATGTGATCCAAGAGCAGGATGGGAAGAATCATGATTTTATCCAGACGACATCAGAAATGGGACATTTAGGTAACCATAAAGATTCTGTGCAGATGCCGTCAGATGATGTAGTTCCTGAAATCCGTTGTACTCCACTAAAGAAGCAAATTAAAGGAGACAGTAGCATAGCCTTGGCAAAGGCACACGACAGCAGTCAGAAGCCCTTTGACCAAAATGTTGAAGCAGCCTTTAATGCTATTTTTGATGGTTCCACTCAGATGTGTAGTGGACAGCTAAGCCAAGATCTGTTAGATGCTTTTTTGAACAATAGTAAAACTTCCTTGAGAAAGAAAGATGCCTTACTACAAGAGGAAATAGTTACTACTGAAACTCTGCTCACTGAAAACCTGCTAAATAAAACTCCAATATCACTTTCCCCTCAAATAGACACTACCGTAATACTAACCTCATGTGTGACTCCCTGTCCTAGGACACCAGCAGCACCTGATAAACAGCTTGATGAGTTGACTGCTAATGATTTTGAGGATGATTGGGAAAGCTTACTAGGCAGTGAGCCCTTCCTTATGGAAAATGCTGAAATGCTTGAATTCGTCCCTTCTACAACTGCCCAAGATACTTGTCAGAAGGCAATTTGTACCTCAGTTGGTGAAAATGATACAACTACATCAAGAACAAATATGAACCAAGGTGGAAGGTTAACAGATTCAAAAGTAACACTGGATCTTCCTTCAAAGACACGAAACAGAGAGCTAAGAGATGCTGGAGAATATAGGTTTTCATCACATCCAGGTGATGAATCAAGGAAGGTACCATTCACAGGAAATAAAGTGAGTTTTGAGAAATCTGTCACTAACATGGTTAGTAAAGATGAAGATTATGTTGCTGTCTCTAATCTTAAAAAAGTGAAAGAAGATAGTCGCAGTAAGTGCATACTTAATAAACATTCCTCTAACAAGTCTAGTTCGTACACAAGGTATCCTAATAAACAAAGTTCCGAGCTGGGTGTTAATGTGCCTTTGCAAGTACCCACTACTGATCCATTTGATTCTGTGTTCTTGGGCAAAGAAAACATTGTGTGTAACACAAATCAGTCTCCTGGATCAAAGTTCAATTCTTCCTTTGACGACTGGAATGATCCGCTGTTGGCCAGTGAAATGGTTGAAGCATGTCATCAGTTAGAGACTACCTGGAAAGCAGACGATGTAGATGATGATTTGTTCTATCAGGCTTGTGATGACATTGAAAGACTAACTCAGCAAGAAAACAAGGGCAGCAAGGAGTCAGAGAGTGTAAGTTATACTTCCAAATGTGGATCCAGAAGTAGCTCTACTGCATCTAAACAAGGAAGTCAGTCGGGGCCATCTAAACATTGGAATGTTGTCAGCTCTGCAGTGCCATTGTCTTTAGCAAGTAAATCACAGATGAGTAAGCCAGTGACAGTACAGAAAAGAGACATATGTGGAGATGGGCTCAATATTTTGGATGCTACAAATTTGTCTGTGTGTCCTAAGAATTCAAGTGATAATAAGCATGGACCAGTACAAGTGAATAGCTCAAAATTTGTTCTTGGAGGAAGTTCAAATTTGAATGTAAATTTAGGTCTTATGAGCACAAAAATTGCTACTAATACGAAGTTGAGTACTCAGCAGCTATCCCACAACAGCTTAGCAGATACAGCTCAGAATGACACCAAAATACTGAAGTTACCAAAATTcacatttaagaagaaaaatcctCAGTTAAATCAAAATCATCTAGTGGGAAGTATGCCTGTTTGCAAAATCTCAGAGGATTTAGGACAAAGGGAAACTGTCAATTCATTGCTTGAAGCTAATCAACAGCAATCTTCAATAAAATATTCTGGGTCTTTGAAACCATCTTCCCCAG atgaagaagagagaaataggAAGTATTCTCCTGAAGAAATTCAACGAAAAAGGCAGGAAGCACTGGTTCGAAGAAAGGCCAAAGCTTTGCATACTGTGCAGTCAGCTCCCATTTCACTGCCTTGA